One part of the Dyadobacter sp. 676 genome encodes these proteins:
- a CDS encoding VCBS repeat-containing protein: MATASTTSISRGRGGNRGVLWLSGNGTFRRSPQRAFESDAAFEDADAVFFDADGDADQDLLVTSAGYELNADDPRLAPRLYLNEKGAFKKVPFPAVGLNAAAAAAADVDKDGDLDIFLGSRATPGRFPESSGGVLLVNNGKAMFTDATASQAPALRAAGMVTDAVFEDLGNDGFPDLIVTADWMPVQVFVNNKGTFADASEKWGTAGLHGCWNALHPADLDGDGDTDIVVGNMGTNWQWNITSPDGLALYAADFDNLGRVVPVIALEEHGKQYPYASRDELLDQIPSLKKKYPDYISYSKATLPEMLSEEKLKAARGLAASEYRTGILENANGKFIFHPLPVEAQFAPVHAIAVHDMDADGKPDIVLGGNIKQTRVRMGKNDASLLQVFCNKGSLNFRYLPQYKSGFYVTGDVRDVAVLKMSGAQYLLGAVNNGPLVSYRFSGGGN, encoded by the coding sequence ATGGCGACGGCATCGACGACTTCTATATCGCGGGGGCGCGGGGGCAATCGGGGGGTTTTGTGGCTGAGCGGTAATGGTACATTCCGTAGGTCGCCCCAGCGGGCGTTCGAAAGCGATGCGGCTTTTGAGGATGCCGACGCGGTATTCTTTGATGCCGACGGCGACGCCGACCAGGATTTGCTGGTGACGAGCGCCGGTTACGAACTGAATGCGGACGATCCGCGACTGGCGCCACGGTTGTACCTCAATGAAAAAGGCGCCTTCAAAAAAGTGCCATTTCCAGCTGTCGGGCTCAACGCCGCTGCGGCAGCAGCAGCGGACGTGGATAAGGACGGAGACCTCGATATTTTCCTTGGTTCGAGGGCGACGCCGGGGCGCTTTCCCGAAAGTTCCGGAGGCGTACTGCTGGTCAATAATGGTAAAGCCATGTTCACCGATGCCACCGCCAGCCAGGCCCCGGCGCTACGGGCGGCCGGCATGGTTACCGATGCGGTGTTCGAAGACCTTGGAAATGACGGCTTCCCGGACCTGATAGTAACTGCCGACTGGATGCCTGTGCAGGTTTTTGTCAATAATAAGGGAACATTCGCCGATGCCAGCGAAAAATGGGGCACGGCTGGTCTTCACGGCTGCTGGAATGCGCTCCACCCGGCAGACCTGGACGGCGACGGTGATACGGACATCGTTGTCGGGAATATGGGTACGAACTGGCAGTGGAATATTACTTCCCCCGACGGGTTGGCGCTTTATGCTGCCGACTTTGACAATCTTGGCAGGGTGGTGCCGGTAATAGCCCTCGAAGAGCACGGCAAACAATATCCTTACGCCAGCCGTGACGAATTGCTCGACCAGATTCCCTCACTAAAAAAGAAGTATCCCGATTATATAAGTTATTCGAAGGCAACATTACCGGAAATGCTTTCGGAAGAAAAATTGAAGGCGGCCAGGGGGTTAGCAGCCAGTGAATACCGGACCGGAATTCTGGAAAATGCGAATGGAAAATTCATTTTCCATCCGTTGCCGGTCGAAGCGCAATTTGCCCCGGTGCACGCTATCGCCGTACACGACATGGATGCCGACGGGAAGCCCGACATCGTTCTGGGCGGGAATATAAAACAGACGCGGGTAAGAATGGGTAAGAACGATGCCAGTCTGTTACAGGTGTTCTGTAATAAAGGATCGTTGAATTTCAGGTATTTACCTCAATATAAAAGCGGTTTCTACGTCACGGGCGATGTTCGTGACGTGGCTGTTTTGAAAATGAGCGGTGCACAATATCTCCTGGGCGCCGTGAACAACGGGCCACTCGTGAGCTACCGTTTTTCAGGCGGCGGAAATTAA
- a CDS encoding SusD/RagB family nutrient-binding outer membrane lipoprotein — protein sequence MKRKYQILALTLLTTLAAGIYSCTGDFEEINTNKTKLTELDELGTENAFAAAQYRSIQASWQTFQSLFADLQGQYFANIAQNFSSDRNVMVGNWLNGAWSGFYGTAVPALIGVLENTGPSGKYPNPGKFAIASIWKVYMYLPRTDYWGPIPYSQVGNGGPDVPYDSQEAIYKDFLTTLKTSATALEAFRGKKIFDTVDQIYGGEVNKWILFANTLRLRIAMRMSKVEPALAKTEAEAAVAAGVFTTNADDAFLKVTANSFNPMNQATAWNEFRMSAAMESVLKGYADPRISKYFAPVPGTSNFKGLRNGYTQGELGAPENNAGATSNVADQFLPAVQDKNPFAIMYASEAYFLRAEGALKGWAMGGTAKEFYEKGIETAFKQWGITDAAVITAYINGTTTPIALNDMVKTPALSDIPVKFSADPAKQLEQIITQKWLANYPNGHEAWAEYRRTGYPKLYARINSDNPDSPKDAVVRRTPFVIGEQQTNAKAVADAITKLGGEDKSSTRLWWDKP from the coding sequence ATGAAAAGAAAATATCAAATATTAGCGCTGACGCTTCTGACAACGCTTGCCGCCGGAATTTACTCCTGCACAGGCGATTTCGAGGAGATCAATACGAACAAGACGAAGCTCACCGAGCTGGACGAGCTGGGTACGGAGAATGCATTCGCCGCGGCCCAGTACCGTTCCATTCAGGCGAGCTGGCAGACATTTCAAAGTCTCTTCGCCGATTTGCAGGGGCAATACTTTGCAAATATTGCCCAGAACTTCTCGTCGGACCGGAACGTAATGGTAGGTAACTGGCTCAACGGAGCGTGGAGCGGCTTCTATGGTACTGCCGTACCCGCTTTGATAGGCGTTCTCGAAAACACCGGCCCCAGTGGGAAATATCCCAACCCCGGCAAGTTCGCGATAGCCAGCATTTGGAAGGTATATATGTATTTGCCGAGAACTGATTATTGGGGCCCGATCCCCTATTCGCAGGTTGGCAACGGAGGGCCGGATGTCCCTTACGATTCACAGGAGGCTATTTACAAGGACTTTCTTACTACCCTGAAAACTTCCGCGACGGCACTTGAAGCATTCAGGGGGAAGAAAATCTTCGATACAGTCGATCAGATCTATGGTGGTGAGGTGAATAAATGGATTTTATTTGCTAACACACTGCGTTTGCGCATTGCCATGCGTATGTCAAAAGTAGAGCCCGCATTGGCGAAAACCGAGGCGGAAGCGGCTGTCGCAGCAGGGGTTTTTACAACCAACGCCGACGATGCCTTCCTGAAAGTGACCGCCAATTCCTTCAACCCGATGAACCAGGCTACGGCCTGGAACGAGTTCCGCATGAGCGCGGCTATGGAAAGTGTTCTGAAAGGATATGCCGATCCCCGGATCAGCAAGTACTTCGCGCCCGTTCCCGGAACCAGCAATTTCAAAGGATTGCGCAACGGATATACCCAGGGCGAACTGGGAGCTCCTGAAAACAATGCGGGCGCGACATCGAATGTCGCCGATCAATTCCTTCCTGCAGTACAGGATAAAAACCCGTTCGCGATCATGTACGCGTCCGAAGCGTATTTCCTGCGTGCCGAGGGTGCGTTGAAAGGCTGGGCAATGGGCGGAACGGCAAAGGAGTTCTACGAAAAGGGGATCGAAACCGCATTCAAGCAATGGGGGATTACCGACGCAGCCGTGATTACCGCGTATATCAACGGAACGACGACTCCGATAGCATTGAACGACATGGTAAAAACACCTGCGTTAAGCGACATTCCGGTGAAATTCTCTGCCGACCCGGCCAAGCAACTGGAACAGATCATTACCCAAAAGTGGCTTGCGAATTATCCCAATGGCCATGAGGCCTGGGCGGAATACCGCCGCACCGGTTACCCCAAATTATATGCGCGTATCAACTCCGATAATCCCGACTCGCCGAAGGACGCGGTCGTAAGGCGTACGCCTTTTGTGATCGGCGAACAGCAAACGAACGCAAAAGCGGTCGCCGATGCCATTACCAAGCTCGGGGGAGAAGATAAGTCCAGTACGCGTTTATGGTGGGATAAGCCCTGA
- a CDS encoding SusC/RagA family TonB-linked outer membrane protein produces MKEKLRMVLGKGTFPLGLFLLFASLTSFAQERTVSGKVVDEKDQGLPGVSVTVKGTTRGTNADVEGNFSLAGVKDTDILVFSSIGYLKQEVSVGNRSTFDVKMAPDVANLEEVVVTALGISKEARKLGYAVTTVGGDVMTKARETNVGNSLAGRVAGLNVKGTSGGPGGTAKILMRGMPSMNSGGSPLIVINGVPMDNTQRGSAGEWGGADGGDGLGNLNPDDIESMTVLKGQAASGLYGARASNGVILVKTKAGKKGDFSVDYNLNYSLDAPRDMTDFQYEYGQGIGGQKPATTALAQQTARMSWGAKLDGSDIVQFDGKTYKYSAQKDNVKHFYRNGSNFTNSVAVTKGGDNGSFRLSFANLDNKAIIENSGLIRRTFNLTADQNITKKLSVNVMANYINEKINGKPILSDGPMNANNGMFLATNIDQRILAPGYDPVTGKEIVFSDDEYVTNPYFVTSQFVNDVTRKRLISAVAAKYQFTDWIYAQARMGYDNANDRIFKVTPWGTAYSNGAKGGLDELSNAQRTELNFDGLIGVSKTFGDLSLDALVGGNIRKNQYEKVSIGGSPFVLPYLYSWNNVVNFNRNYDVFNTEVHSAYYSIDLGYKGILNLSTTGRYDAYSTLPSTDRSIFTPSVTGAFIFTDLLNVSELSFGKVRASYARTSGEPSGDRNGAYQTAVYYAVGNAFNGVPTGNFDPALPNLFLKPFTKNEVEVGLELKFFGNRLGLDASYYNQKTNNEIMPANYSSATGYTSGVVASGSIQNRGLELMLTGTPVRTSKFEWNTSFNLTSVKNKILRTDADNNPILLGQNRATLGNAVTAFVVGEAGPQIRAYDYKYASNGQIVVDASGLPVRGELKNYGTVLPTLYGGLNNDLRFGDVNLSFLVDYNFGNKILSATENYAYRRGLAKETLVGREGGITTGVTESGAANTVTATAQDYYTALANNVTGISVLDGDFIKLRQVTLGYNLPAKMLEKWPLIRAVNISLVSRNLFYFMKKTKNIDPEATFGANLKYAGIEGTSLPATRNYGVNVAFKFK; encoded by the coding sequence ATGAAAGAAAAGCTACGCATGGTCCTGGGAAAGGGGACTTTCCCTCTGGGGCTATTTCTGCTTTTTGCATCGTTGACCTCCTTTGCTCAGGAACGGACTGTCTCAGGTAAGGTCGTCGACGAAAAAGACCAGGGGCTCCCTGGTGTCTCAGTAACGGTGAAGGGAACAACGAGGGGTACGAACGCGGATGTGGAAGGGAATTTTTCGTTGGCGGGAGTAAAAGACACCGATATCCTGGTATTCAGCTCGATCGGCTATCTCAAACAGGAGGTATCCGTTGGCAACCGTAGCACCTTCGATGTCAAAATGGCGCCCGACGTCGCCAATCTGGAAGAAGTGGTTGTAACCGCGCTGGGTATTTCAAAAGAAGCCCGGAAGCTGGGTTACGCGGTAACCACCGTGGGGGGAGATGTAATGACCAAAGCTAGGGAAACCAACGTGGGTAACTCCCTGGCCGGACGTGTGGCCGGTTTGAACGTAAAAGGAACCAGCGGCGGTCCGGGTGGAACGGCGAAGATCCTCATGCGCGGTATGCCCAGTATGAATTCGGGCGGTTCCCCGTTGATCGTCATCAACGGCGTGCCGATGGATAATACCCAGCGCGGCAGCGCCGGCGAATGGGGCGGAGCCGACGGCGGGGACGGTTTGGGAAACCTCAACCCGGACGACATCGAGTCGATGACGGTACTGAAAGGGCAGGCTGCTTCGGGCTTGTATGGTGCGCGCGCTTCTAATGGGGTAATCCTCGTTAAAACCAAAGCAGGAAAAAAGGGCGATTTTTCAGTGGATTACAATCTGAATTATTCGCTGGACGCACCACGTGACATGACCGATTTCCAATATGAGTACGGACAAGGCATCGGCGGCCAGAAACCCGCCACTACAGCATTGGCACAACAAACGGCGCGTATGAGCTGGGGGGCGAAACTTGATGGTTCCGACATCGTTCAGTTCGATGGCAAGACCTACAAGTATTCGGCGCAGAAAGACAACGTGAAGCATTTTTATCGCAATGGTAGCAACTTTACGAACAGCGTTGCGGTAACCAAAGGCGGGGATAATGGTTCTTTCAGATTGTCATTTGCAAATCTGGACAATAAGGCCATCATTGAAAACAGCGGTTTGATCAGGAGAACTTTCAACCTGACCGCAGACCAGAATATTACCAAGAAGTTGAGTGTGAATGTAATGGCCAACTATATCAATGAGAAGATTAACGGTAAGCCTATTCTCAGCGACGGCCCGATGAACGCCAACAACGGAATGTTCCTTGCAACCAATATCGACCAACGTATTCTCGCGCCGGGCTACGACCCTGTAACAGGCAAGGAAATTGTTTTCTCTGACGATGAGTATGTTACTAATCCATATTTCGTAACCAGCCAGTTTGTGAACGATGTGACCCGTAAACGTCTGATTTCCGCGGTGGCCGCGAAATACCAGTTCACCGACTGGATTTACGCTCAGGCACGTATGGGTTATGACAACGCGAACGACCGCATCTTCAAGGTTACACCGTGGGGAACTGCCTATTCCAATGGCGCAAAAGGCGGTTTGGACGAATTATCCAATGCCCAGCGCACTGAACTGAACTTCGATGGTTTGATCGGTGTGAGCAAGACTTTCGGCGACCTTTCTCTCGACGCACTCGTAGGTGGCAATATTCGTAAGAACCAGTATGAGAAAGTGAGCATTGGCGGTAGTCCGTTCGTATTACCTTACCTGTATAGCTGGAACAACGTCGTGAATTTCAACCGTAACTACGACGTATTTAACACTGAGGTGCATTCTGCCTATTATAGCATCGACCTTGGCTATAAGGGTATTCTTAATTTGAGTACAACCGGTCGTTACGATGCCTATTCAACCCTGCCTAGTACTGACAGAAGTATTTTTACTCCGTCGGTAACGGGAGCGTTTATCTTTACGGACCTATTGAACGTTTCCGAACTAAGTTTTGGCAAAGTACGAGCTTCATATGCCCGTACGAGCGGCGAGCCGAGCGGCGATCGCAACGGTGCCTATCAAACTGCTGTTTACTACGCCGTTGGTAATGCCTTCAACGGAGTACCAACGGGGAATTTTGACCCTGCGCTTCCCAACCTGTTCTTGAAGCCTTTCACAAAAAATGAAGTGGAGGTTGGTCTGGAATTAAAATTCTTCGGTAACCGCCTGGGCTTAGATGCGTCATATTATAACCAAAAGACCAACAACGAGATCATGCCTGCAAATTACAGCAGCGCAACGGGTTATACTAGCGGGGTGGTGGCAAGCGGTTCCATTCAAAACCGTGGTCTGGAATTGATGCTGACGGGTACGCCTGTAAGAACTTCAAAATTCGAATGGAATACGTCTTTCAACCTTACCTCTGTTAAAAACAAAATCCTGAGAACGGACGCCGACAATAATCCGATTTTGCTTGGCCAGAACCGGGCTACCCTGGGTAATGCTGTAACCGCATTCGTAGTAGGCGAAGCTGGCCCGCAGATCCGTGCTTACGACTATAAATATGCATCGAATGGCCAGATCGTCGTGGATGCATCGGGTTTACCGGTTCGTGGAGAGCTGAAAAACTACGGAACTGTATTGCCGACGCTTTATGGTGGTTTGAATAACGACCTTCGTTTCGGTGATGTGAACCTGTCGTTTCTGGTTGACTATAACTTCGGTAACAAAATCCTTTCCGCGACCGAAAACTACGCATACCGCCGTGGCTTGGCGAAAGAAACCCTGGTGGGCCGAGAAGGCGGTATTACGACCGGTGTAACCGAAAGCGGCGCAGCTAACACAGTTACCGCGACCGCCCAGGATTACTACACGGCGTTGGCCAACAATGTAACGGGCATCAGCGTTCTTGACGGCGACTTTATCAAACTGCGCCAGGTGACTTTGGGGTATAACCTTCCTGCCAAAATGTTGGAAAAATGGCCGCTGATCCGTGCCGTTAACATTTCACTGGTTTCGCGGAACCTGTTCTACTTCATGAAGAAGACCAAAAACATAGATCCCGAAGCTACGTTCGGTGCTAACCTGAAATACGCGGGGATCGAGGGTACCAGCTTGCCTGCAACGCGCAATTACGGTGTTAACGTAGCCTTCAAGTTCAAATAA
- a CDS encoding CRTAC1 family protein: protein MRKILLLLVFLSGCKKDETLFTLLDSGKTGVDFNNYIDEDEENNVLRYGYFYNGGGVAAADFNNDGLVDLYFTGNMVANRLYLNRGDMEFEDISEKSGTGLNEGWKTGVSLVDINDDGWIDIFVCRAGAQDPRLRTKLLYVNNGKTADGIPTFTEKAAEYGLDDASYTTQAVFFDYDRDGDTDCFLLNHSLQEYAGFSNLLASYRQQRNDAYGNKLLRNDSGRFTNVTDSAGIVSNVLSFGLGVNVNDFNNDGWQDLYIANDYNENDYLYLNERNGKFKEVIRESMGHVSLFSMGTDAADINNDGLMDVLTLDMLPGSNERIKLTSGDDNFDKYQQLLRAGFHDQSMRNMLQLNNGVNPEGVPVFSEIGQLAGVSNTDWSWAALIADFDNDGWKDIFISNGYARDYTNMEFLKYSADRQVEGNQGGDMPKQMEIIAQMPPINEPDYIFQNRKDLTFVRKIKEWGFENNNQSNGAAYADLDNDGDLDLVTNNIGRKAFIYRNNAEKMLAGNNTFRVKLVSAKYAGLAGSKVTLYSDSLTQTQNFIPVRGFQSAQWDALHFGLGTRTRIDSLEVQWADGSRQAVKNVSGKEITLRYGDARNVADKSAGPAPLWRPVPLIDFTHIEDARNDFRIQTLLPAMLTYQGPHLAQTDINGDGIDDFYIAGARGQSGGFVAER, encoded by the coding sequence ATGCGAAAAATTTTACTCCTGCTGGTGTTCCTTTCAGGCTGCAAAAAAGACGAAACCCTTTTCACCTTGCTAGACTCCGGCAAAACAGGCGTCGATTTCAATAACTACATCGACGAGGATGAAGAGAACAACGTGCTCCGGTACGGTTACTTCTATAATGGAGGAGGCGTGGCGGCTGCGGATTTCAACAACGACGGGCTGGTTGATCTGTATTTTACAGGCAATATGGTAGCCAACAGGTTGTACCTGAACCGCGGCGATATGGAGTTCGAGGATATTTCTGAAAAATCAGGGACAGGTTTGAACGAGGGGTGGAAAACCGGCGTGTCGCTGGTGGATATCAATGACGACGGCTGGATAGACATTTTTGTGTGCCGCGCCGGTGCGCAGGACCCGCGCCTGCGTACGAAGCTCCTGTACGTAAATAATGGCAAAACAGCCGACGGGATTCCCACTTTCACCGAAAAAGCGGCTGAGTATGGCCTGGACGACGCTTCTTATACAACGCAGGCCGTTTTTTTCGACTACGATCGCGACGGCGATACCGACTGTTTCCTGCTGAACCATTCGTTACAGGAATACGCCGGGTTCAGCAACCTGCTTGCCAGTTACCGTCAGCAGCGCAACGACGCATATGGGAACAAACTGCTCCGAAACGACAGCGGCCGTTTTACGAACGTTACCGATTCGGCAGGTATCGTTTCCAATGTGCTGAGCTTTGGGTTAGGGGTTAATGTCAATGACTTTAATAACGACGGTTGGCAGGACCTTTACATTGCCAACGACTACAACGAAAACGACTATCTGTACCTGAATGAGCGAAACGGGAAGTTCAAAGAGGTGATCCGGGAGTCGATGGGGCATGTATCGCTGTTTTCGATGGGTACCGATGCGGCGGACATCAATAACGACGGCCTGATGGACGTGCTGACGCTCGACATGCTGCCCGGCTCTAACGAGCGCATTAAATTAACCTCCGGTGATGATAATTTCGACAAGTACCAGCAACTTCTTCGCGCGGGTTTCCACGATCAAAGCATGCGGAATATGTTGCAGCTCAATAATGGGGTCAATCCTGAGGGTGTGCCGGTTTTTAGCGAAATAGGCCAGTTGGCGGGTGTTTCCAATACCGATTGGAGCTGGGCCGCACTCATAGCCGACTTCGATAACGATGGCTGGAAGGATATTTTCATTTCCAACGGCTATGCGCGGGACTATACCAATATGGAGTTTCTCAAATACTCCGCCGACAGGCAGGTAGAAGGCAACCAGGGAGGCGATATGCCGAAGCAAATGGAAATCATCGCGCAAATGCCGCCGATCAACGAGCCCGATTATATCTTCCAGAACCGGAAAGACCTCACGTTCGTACGGAAGATCAAGGAATGGGGATTTGAAAACAATAACCAGTCGAATGGAGCCGCCTATGCCGACCTTGATAACGATGGCGACCTCGATCTTGTAACCAACAATATTGGCCGGAAGGCATTCATTTACCGTAATAACGCGGAGAAAATGCTGGCCGGGAACAACACCTTTCGGGTCAAGCTGGTTTCAGCCAAATATGCCGGTTTGGCCGGCTCGAAAGTAACGCTCTACAGCGACTCGCTCACCCAGACGCAGAATTTCATTCCCGTTCGCGGGTTCCAGTCGGCCCAATGGGATGCTTTGCATTTCGGGCTGGGTACCCGCACCCGTATCGATTCGCTGGAAGTGCAGTGGGCCGATGGCAGCAGGCAGGCGGTGAAAAATGTGAGCGGAAAGGAAATAACGCTCCGGTATGGCGATGCCCGTAATGTGGCCGACAAATCCGCCGGTCCTGCTCCTTTGTGGCGTCCGGTGCCGCTTATCGACTTTACACATATAGAGGACGCCCGCAACGATTTTCGCATTCAGACCCTGTTGCCGGCCATGCTTACCTACCAGGGGCCGCATTTGGCACAAACAGATATTAATGGCGACGGCATCGACGACTTCTATATCGCGGGGGCGCGGGGGCAATCGGGGGGTTTTGTGGCTGAGCGGTAA